A stretch of Amycolatopsis balhimycina FH 1894 DNA encodes these proteins:
- a CDS encoding DUF4360 domain-containing protein → MLSAVVAAVMALSSVVTPHSWNTPPPPDKIVIDVVNANGTGCPANTAAVAVSQDNTAFTVTYSVYTALVGVGAGPLDARKNCQIGLRVHVPQGFTYGIAQADYRGFAHLERGSTGLERANYYFQGNSPTAFVQHPLTGPFEDDWHFTDSTEVGAIAFKPCGEERNLNINTELRAAAGTSDPKKTTSYVTMDSTDGSITTTYHFAWLTCP, encoded by the coding sequence ATGCTGTCTGCGGTCGTTGCTGCCGTAATGGCGCTGTCCTCTGTGGTCACCCCGCATTCGTGGAACACTCCTCCGCCGCCCGACAAAATCGTCATCGACGTCGTGAACGCCAACGGCACCGGCTGTCCGGCCAACACGGCAGCGGTGGCCGTTTCGCAGGACAACACCGCATTCACGGTAACTTACAGCGTGTACACGGCACTGGTCGGGGTCGGGGCCGGGCCGCTGGACGCCAGGAAGAACTGCCAGATCGGCCTGCGGGTGCACGTGCCACAGGGCTTCACCTACGGAATCGCGCAGGCCGACTACCGCGGATTCGCACACCTGGAACGCGGCTCGACCGGCCTGGAAAGAGCGAACTACTATTTCCAGGGTAATTCCCCGACGGCTTTCGTCCAGCACCCGCTGACCGGTCCGTTCGAGGATGACTGGCATTTCACCGATTCAACGGAGGTCGGTGCGATTGCGTTCAAGCCGTGCGGTGAGGAACGCAACCTGAACATCAACACCGAATTGCGTGCGGCGGCCGGGACGTCGGATCCGAAGAAGACGACGAGCTACGTCACGATGGACTCGACCGACGGCAGTATCACCACCACGTACCACTTCGCGTGGCTGACCTGCCCGTGA
- a CDS encoding Kelch repeat-containing protein, with protein MTAQTALPATATTGWAPTGDLPWPRVWDHQYEGPVLLQDGRVLAAGGGDSRGAQTFADAALHDPVTGQWTITGSLITSRRGHTLTVLNDGRVLAAGGAHGHPSSRPWAQASAEIYDPATGTWTATGSLHQSRLVHSATLLPDGRVLVAGGSTDQPPHFADVETTTAEIYDPATGTWAQAAPMIHARASFPAVRTPDGHVMAIGGSIDTGSDVAGITFCETYDPTAGTWTPADPIGTPAQGSNSGLARVHAQAVTLDDGSILLTGGHQGGPLLWTFSPFSLSEAERFDPATKRWAPVTPMGIGRDQHRLITLDSGKVIAIGGLEYGGYDTGYQHAEVYDPTTGQWGPRTGLSAPRVRFGAVKLADGRVLIAGGAAQLGGASPTGNDVLVTSTDVFTP; from the coding sequence ATGACCGCACAAACCGCACTCCCGGCCACCGCGACCACCGGCTGGGCCCCCACGGGCGACCTTCCGTGGCCCCGCGTCTGGGACCACCAGTACGAAGGCCCGGTCCTCCTCCAGGACGGCCGCGTGCTCGCGGCGGGCGGAGGCGACAGCCGAGGCGCCCAGACCTTCGCCGACGCCGCCCTCCACGACCCCGTCACCGGGCAGTGGACCATCACCGGCTCACTGATCACCAGCCGCCGCGGCCACACCCTCACCGTGCTGAACGACGGCCGGGTCCTGGCCGCCGGCGGCGCACACGGGCATCCGTCGAGCAGGCCGTGGGCCCAGGCGTCGGCGGAGATCTACGACCCCGCCACCGGCACGTGGACCGCCACCGGATCGCTGCACCAGAGCCGGCTCGTCCACTCCGCCACCCTCCTGCCCGACGGCCGGGTCCTCGTCGCCGGCGGATCCACCGACCAGCCACCGCACTTCGCCGACGTCGAAACCACCACAGCCGAGATCTACGACCCCGCCACCGGCACCTGGGCACAGGCCGCGCCGATGATCCACGCCCGCGCCTCGTTCCCCGCGGTCCGCACCCCGGACGGCCACGTCATGGCGATCGGCGGCAGCATCGACACCGGCAGCGACGTCGCCGGGATCACCTTCTGCGAGACCTACGACCCCACCGCCGGCACCTGGACACCCGCCGACCCCATCGGCACCCCGGCGCAAGGCAGCAACAGCGGTCTCGCGCGCGTCCACGCCCAAGCCGTCACCCTCGACGACGGCTCGATCCTGCTCACCGGCGGCCACCAGGGCGGACCGCTCCTCTGGACCTTCTCCCCCTTCAGCCTCAGCGAAGCCGAACGGTTCGACCCGGCCACGAAACGCTGGGCGCCCGTCACCCCGATGGGTATCGGCCGTGACCAGCACCGCCTGATCACACTCGACTCCGGCAAGGTCATCGCCATCGGCGGCCTCGAATACGGCGGCTACGACACCGGCTACCAGCACGCCGAGGTCTACGACCCCACCACCGGCCAATGGGGCCCGAGGACCGGCCTGTCCGCGCCCCGCGTGCGGTTCGGCGCCGTCAAGCTCGCCGACGGCCGGGTCCTCATCGCCGGCGGCGCCGCCCAGCTCGGCGGGGCCAGCCCCACCGGAAACGACGTCCTCGTCACCAGCACCGACGTGTTCACCCCCTGA
- a CDS encoding VOC family protein, protein MSVELNHTIVCVTDREKSAEFLAAILGLRTGPVTGPFVPIALANGVTLDYLRVDHVTSQHYAFLVGDEDFDAALARIRAAGITFWADPFHDRPGEVGTVNGSRGIYFADPDGHNMELLTRA, encoded by the coding sequence GTGAGCGTCGAGCTGAACCACACGATCGTGTGTGTCACCGATCGAGAGAAGTCGGCGGAGTTCCTGGCCGCGATCCTCGGCCTGCGGACCGGTCCCGTCACCGGGCCGTTCGTGCCGATCGCGCTGGCGAACGGCGTGACGCTGGACTACCTGCGGGTGGATCACGTGACGAGCCAGCACTACGCGTTCCTGGTCGGCGACGAGGACTTCGATGCCGCGCTGGCGCGGATCCGGGCGGCGGGGATCACGTTCTGGGCGGACCCGTTCCACGATCGGCCCGGCGAGGTCGGCACTGTGAACGGCAGCCGGGGGATCTACTTCGCGGACCCCGACGGTCACAACATGGAACTGCTCACCCGGGCCTAG
- a CDS encoding MarR family winged helix-turn-helix transcriptional regulator — protein MPAPVTAPIGVVLARTAKTAGRAFDQALAAAGGSQPVWQILISLKTRPVANQRELADAVGIQGATLTHHLNGMETTGLVTRRRDPQNRRVHLVTLTDDGEKLFHRLAEAAIAHDQRMRKGLTEAEIAQLADLLHRIAANVTDAPAAR, from the coding sequence GTGCCAGCACCCGTCACCGCCCCCATCGGCGTCGTCCTCGCCCGCACCGCCAAAACCGCCGGCCGCGCCTTCGACCAGGCACTCGCCGCCGCCGGCGGCTCCCAGCCGGTCTGGCAGATCCTCATCTCCCTCAAAACCAGACCCGTCGCCAACCAGCGCGAACTCGCCGACGCCGTCGGCATCCAAGGCGCCACCCTCACCCACCACCTCAACGGCATGGAAACCACCGGCCTCGTCACCCGCCGCCGCGACCCGCAAAACCGCCGCGTCCACCTGGTCACCCTCACCGACGACGGCGAGAAGCTCTTCCACCGCCTCGCCGAAGCCGCCATCGCCCACGACCAGCGCATGCGAAAAGGCCTCACCGAAGCCGAAATCGCCCAGCTCGCCGACCTCCTCCACCGCATCGCCGCCAACGTCACCGACGCCCCGGCCGCTCGATAG
- a CDS encoding ClpP family protease has translation MTLLAVPEMQAPGQSSEDSVYQQLLRDRIVFLGTEVNDEVANRLIAQLLLLAADDPAKDITFYINSPGGSVTAGLAIYDTMQLIKPDVSTWGLGFVASMGQFLLSSGTPGKRYLLPNTRIVMHQPSAGISGAATDIAIQAEVFGKMKRRIAEITASQTGQSVDRITTDADRDRWFDADEALSYGFIDHIVTGERAATA, from the coding sequence ATGACCCTTCTCGCCGTACCCGAAATGCAGGCACCCGGCCAGTCATCCGAAGACTCGGTCTACCAACAGCTCCTGCGCGACCGCATCGTCTTCCTCGGCACGGAGGTCAACGACGAAGTGGCGAACCGGCTCATCGCCCAGCTGCTCCTGCTCGCCGCCGACGACCCGGCGAAGGACATCACCTTCTACATCAACTCCCCCGGCGGCTCGGTGACCGCCGGACTGGCGATCTACGACACCATGCAGCTGATCAAGCCGGACGTCTCCACGTGGGGCCTCGGGTTCGTCGCGTCCATGGGCCAGTTCCTGCTCTCCTCGGGCACCCCCGGAAAGCGCTACCTGCTGCCGAACACGCGGATCGTCATGCACCAGCCGTCCGCCGGGATCAGCGGCGCCGCCACCGACATCGCCATCCAGGCCGAGGTGTTCGGGAAGATGAAGCGCCGGATCGCCGAGATCACCGCGAGCCAGACCGGCCAGAGCGTCGACCGCATCACCACCGACGCCGACCGGGACCGCTGGTTCGACGCCGATGAAGCACTTTCCTACGGCTTCATCGACCACATCGTCACCGGCGAGCGAGCCGCAACGGCCTGA
- a CDS encoding nuclear transport factor 2 family protein, with product MSTEEQVREFGRVWAAAEERGDTEVLAGLAADGFRLVGPLGFVLDREQWLARYGDGGLVTEKLDWAGVEVRDFGGAAIAIGVHEQVATHRGNPVNGRFRATHVLVRDDGRWRLASIHLSPIGGPPSFARAPEGDER from the coding sequence ATGAGCACCGAAGAGCAGGTTCGCGAGTTCGGCCGGGTCTGGGCCGCCGCCGAGGAACGCGGCGACACCGAGGTCCTGGCTGGCCTGGCCGCCGACGGCTTCCGCCTGGTCGGGCCGCTCGGCTTCGTCTTGGACCGCGAACAGTGGCTGGCGCGCTACGGCGACGGCGGGCTGGTCACCGAAAAGCTGGACTGGGCCGGCGTCGAGGTCCGCGACTTCGGCGGCGCCGCGATCGCGATCGGCGTGCACGAGCAGGTCGCGACGCACCGGGGGAATCCGGTGAACGGCCGGTTCCGTGCCACGCACGTGCTGGTCCGCGACGACGGCCGGTGGCGGCTGGCGAGCATCCACCTCAGCCCGATCGGCGGCCCGCCGTCGTTCGCCCGCGCGCCGGAAGGGGACGAGCGGTGA
- a CDS encoding malate dehydrogenase, translated as MTQAPVNVTVTGAAGQIGYALLFRIASGQLLGQDVPVKLRLLEIPQAVKAAEGTAMELEDGAFPLLAGTDIFDDPKQAFEGTNIALLVGARPRSKGMERGDLLEANGGIFKPQGEAINAGAADDIKVLVVGNPANTNALIARSHAPDVPADRFTAMTRLDHNRALAQLSKKLGVPVTELKKLAIWGNHSATQYPSVQHAEVSGKSVDVDQAWLENDFIPTVAKRGAAIIEARGLSSAASAASAAIDHVFTWVNGTPAGDWTSAAVASDGSYGVPEGLISSFPVTAENGQYKIVQGLEIDDFSRARIDASVAELVEERDTVQKLGLI; from the coding sequence ATGACCCAAGCCCCTGTCAACGTGACCGTCACCGGCGCCGCCGGCCAGATCGGCTACGCGCTGCTCTTCCGCATCGCGTCCGGTCAGCTCCTCGGCCAGGACGTCCCGGTGAAGCTGCGGCTCCTCGAGATCCCGCAGGCGGTCAAGGCGGCCGAGGGCACCGCCATGGAACTCGAGGACGGCGCGTTCCCGCTCCTGGCGGGCACCGACATCTTCGACGACCCCAAGCAGGCCTTCGAAGGCACCAACATCGCCCTCCTCGTCGGCGCCCGCCCCCGCAGCAAGGGCATGGAGCGTGGCGACCTCCTCGAAGCCAACGGCGGCATCTTCAAGCCCCAGGGCGAAGCCATCAACGCCGGCGCCGCCGACGACATCAAGGTCCTCGTGGTCGGCAACCCGGCCAACACCAACGCCCTCATCGCCCGCTCGCACGCCCCCGACGTGCCCGCCGACCGCTTCACCGCGATGACCCGCCTCGACCACAACCGCGCCCTCGCCCAGCTCTCCAAGAAGCTCGGCGTACCGGTGACCGAGCTCAAGAAGCTCGCCATCTGGGGCAACCACTCCGCCACCCAGTACCCCTCGGTCCAGCACGCCGAAGTCTCCGGCAAGAGCGTCGACGTCGACCAGGCCTGGTTGGAGAACGACTTCATCCCGACCGTCGCCAAGCGCGGCGCGGCCATCATCGAAGCCCGCGGCCTCTCCTCGGCCGCCTCGGCCGCCTCGGCCGCCATCGACCACGTCTTCACCTGGGTCAACGGCACCCCGGCCGGCGACTGGACCTCCGCGGCGGTCGCCTCCGACGGCTCCTACGGCGTCCCCGAAGGCCTCATCTCGTCCTTCCCGGTCACCGCCGAGAACGGCCAGTACAAGATCGTCCAGGGCCTGGAGATCGACGACTTCTCCCGCGCCCGCATCGACGCCTCGGTCGCCGAGCTCGTCGAAGAGCGCGACACCGTGCAGAAGCTCGGCCTCATCTGA